In the genome of Telluria mixta, the window GAAGCGCGCGGCTGCCGCGGTCAACCGCTCGCTCGGCAAGCTCCCGCAAGACAAGGCCGATGCGATCATCCGCGCGGCCGACGAAGTGCTGGAAGGCCGTCATCCATCCGAATTCCCGCTGTCCGTGTGGCAGACCGGCTCCGGCACCCAGAGCAACATGAACATGAACGAGGTGCTCGCGAACCGCGCCTCCGAACTGCTGGGCGGCGAACGGGGCGAGGCGCGCCTGCTGCATCCGAACGACCACGTCAACATGGGCCAGTCGTCGAACGACATGTTCCCCACCGCGATGCACGTGGCGGCCGCGCTGGCCGTCGCCAGGGACGTGCTGCCAGCGCTGGCGAAGCTGCGCGGCACGCTGGAAGTGAAGTCGCGCGACTTCGTCGACATCGTCAAGATCGGCCGCACCCACCTGCAGGATGCGACGCCGCTCACGCTGGGCCAGGAATTCTCCGGCTACGTGGCGCAGCTCGAATTCGCCGAGCACGCGATCAAGAATACGCTGCCAGGCCTGCTGCTGCTCGCGGCCGGCGGCACCGCGGTCGGCACGGGCCTGAACGCGCATCCGGAATTCGCCAACCGCATCGCGGCCGAGATCTCGTCGCGCACCGGCCTGCAATTCAAGTCGGCGCCGAACAAGTTCATGGCGCTGGCCGGCCACGACGCGATGGTGCTGGCGCACGGCGCATTCAAGACCTTGGCCACGGCGCTGATGAAGATCGCCAACGACGTGCGCTGGATGGCGTCCGGCCCCCGCTCCGGCCTGGGCGAGATCACGATCCCGGAAAACGAGCCGGGCAGCTCGATCATGCCGGGCAAGGTGAACCCGACGCAGTGCGAGGCGCTGACGATGCTGTGTTGCCAGGTGTTCGGCAACGACGTCGCGATCACGGTCGGCGGCGCGCAGGGCAATTTCGAGCTGAACGTCTTCAAGCCGATGATCGCCCACAACTTCCTGCAGAGCGCGCGCCTGCTGGCGGACGGCATGCGCTCGTTCGACGAGCATTGCGCCCAGGGCATCGAGCCGAACCGCAAGCGCATCGGCGAACTGATGGAGCAGTCGCTGATGCTGGTGACCGCGCTGGCCCCGCATATCGGGTATGATCGCGCCGCGCAGATCGCCAAGACGGCCCAGCACGACGGCCTGACCTTGCGCCAGGCAGCCCTGCAATCGGGCTTCGTCGACGAGACGCAGTTCGACCAGTGGATCGTGCCGATCGAGATGACGCGGCCCAGCCCGGCCTGACGATACCGCATGGAATTCACGACGTCGCCCCTGCCCGCGTGGGGGCGACGTTGTTTTTTTGAAAAGTGTTGTCTAAACGAACACAACAGTACGCCGTCCATTTTTAACAGAGGATAAAATGCAATCAACAACTTTTGAACTGACTTCGGAGTTCATCGAACTGAACCAGCTCCTGAAACTGGTCGGCGTGGTGGACAGCGGCGGCGCCGGCAAGCACGTGGTGGCGAGCGGCGACGTGTCGGTCGATGGGAAGAAGGAACTGCGCAAGACGGCCAAGATCCGCGCCGGCCAGGTCGTTACGCTGGGCGATATCCGTATTCAGGTACGCTGAGGCGCGCCCGGCGCACCCCGCGGTTGCACCGCGCGAGCCGTCCCCGACGGTAGGGTTGACGTTTGCGCGCTGACAAACTTGGGCAGTCCTCGTTCTCTATATTGAAGTCGTAACATTCGGCTAAAGGTGAGGAAGATGGAAACCCCAGAACCAAGCTCCATGACGCAGCAGCGCTTGATCGGCGACCTGCGTCTCGTCATCGAAAACGCGGAAGAACTGCTCAAGAATACCGATCACTACACCGGTGTCGTGTACCAGAACGCCCGTGCCAAGCTGGCCGTCGCGCTCAATGCCGCCAACGAGGAACTGGCCCGCTTCGAAGAGGACCAGCTGAACCGGATGATGGAAGCGACGCGTGCGGCAAACGAGCTGCACCACGACAAGACCGGCGAAGCACGCATCCTGCGCGCCTTCTACCACTGATTGCGCGGCGCCACCGTCTACGGCGCCGCCTTTGCCTCTTCATACCCCACCACGATTCCTCCCTCGATCCAGCGCCGCAGGTGCGCGGCCACGTCGACGTCCCCGTCCACATCGAATGCCGCATCGAGCGCCGCGCCGAAGGTGTCGCCGCGCACCAGGCACGCCAGCGCCGCGAATTCCGCTTCTCCGATGACTTCCACTTCCACGTCGAACCGCGGCCGCAGCACCAGCGCGTGCGTCTGCGCCTGGAGGTCATCCGGAAAGTCCGGACCGTCCGCCTGGTGCGCGCGCCACAGCGCCACCGTGGCCCACGGCGACGCGTGGAGGCGCAGCGACGGATGCAACACGGCGCGTGCCGCTTCGAATGCGTCGGGCGCGAGGCCGGCCAGCGTCGCGAGGGGCGCATCAACGCTGGACGCGAACCAGGCTTCGTGCACACACCATTCGAGGCGCGCGACGTCGGGCAGGTAAGGATGATCGGCAGCCGGCGTGAAACCGGCAAGGAAGTCGGGCAGCACGGCGCCGAAGCGATTGAGGTCCGGATCGACCGCCGGATGTTCGCGGCCGTAGACCCGCGCCAGCGCGTCGAAGAATTCGCCGCCCACGAGCTGGCGCAATACGGGGTACGCCGACGCCAGCGCGCGCGTCCAGTGCGCGTGCAGGTTGCCGCGGTAGATGCCGACGCGGCGCGGATCGCCTTTCAGCAGCGGGGCCAGGGCGGCGTCGTGCGCGCTGTCGAACAGGGCGGCGCCGAAGGTTTGCTGGAGGACGTCAAGATCGGCAGCGGGTGCCGGGTCGATGGGCGCGGCGGCGATGTCGGCGACGACGCCCTGCCCCGCCGTCGCGGCAATCGCATCCGCCTGCGCCGCCTCGTCGAGCAGCACGTCGAGCGGCGGCAAATCCGTGTCCCATTCGACGAGCGTGGGCACGGCGCCGAAGCGCGCCAGCGCCGCGCGGTACAGATCCCACACGGGCGGCGCGACCCGGGCGCCGTGGTGGTCGATCAGGCCGTCGTCCGTGACGAGATGGCCGCCCAGGTGGATCTCGCCTACGCAGCTGGGCGGCAGCGCGGCGATGGCGGCATGCGGGTCCTCGCCGTGATTGCGCTCGTTGACGTACAGGTTGTTCACGTCCAGCAGCACGCCGCAGCCCGTGCGGCGCGCGAGTTCGGCGAGGAAGTCCGCCTCGCTCATCGCGTCGCCCGCGAAGCGCACGTACGTGGAGACGTTTTCGACGAGGATGCGCCGTCCCAGCACATCCTGCACGCGCTGGATGCGTGCGGCGACGAGGGCGAGCGCTTCATGGTCCAGCCGCAGCGGCAGCAGGTCGTTCAGCTGGCGGTCGCGCAGCGCGCCCCAGGACAGGTGTTCGGAGACGAGGACCGGTTCGAGCGCACGCACGAGCGCAGCGACGCGCGCCAGGTGATCGTCGGAAAAGCCGTGCACGGACCCAAGGCCGAGGCCCACGCCGTGCAGGCTGACGGGATAGTCGCGGCGCACCGCGGACAGCACACGCCAGTCATGCCCCGCCAGTGCGAGAAAGTTTTCCGTGTGGACCTCGACCCAGCCGACAGCGGGCCGGCGATCGAGGAAATCACGGTAATGCGGCGCGCGCAGCCCAAGGCCGGCACGGACAGCGGCGGACATCGTGGTGCTTATTTACCCTGTTATTTACCCTGTTTCGGCGGATTGAGTTTGCCGCCGGCTTTTTCGCAGGTGCCCTTCGGGACGAATTTCCATTCGGCCGGGTCCTTGTCGGCCGTCGCCATGCCGGCGCAGCCGTGGGTGGCGGTGCCGCAGTCGTTCTGGCCGGCCTTGGCGACGCCGTAGCATTTTTCGTCGTTGCCGGATTGCGCATCCATCTGGCCGCCGGCCGTGGCCTGGGTGGCGCAGACGCTTGCGAGCGCGGCGGCGATCAGGGCTTGTCGTTTGTTCATTGGTATCTCCGGAATGCAGGTACGTACACGGCAGGCATTCTATCCCGGCCGGAACGTGCTGAGGGGAAAAGTACGCCGGCCGGGGCGGCCGTTGTCGGCTGCGCGCCGGACGTTGTCGTCGCTGGCGGCAGCCCGATGGTGGCGGCTGAGCGGATGGTATTGTGTGGCCGCCCCCGTCGCGCCGGGTACTGGGCCGATAACGCGGGCGGCGGCGGTTCCGTTGACTTCCGCTGCTGGTGCGCGCGCGTCAGGCGGTCGTGTTGATGTGGTTGCCCAGGTGCGGCGGCAGGTTCGGCGCCGGCGCGGCCGATTGCACCGCTTCCAGCAGCTGGGTGGCCGCGGCGGCCTGGATGTCCTGCGTCTTTTTCAGTACGGCCACGGCGACGTCCTGGCGGGTACCGGTGTCGGCGATGCTGGTGGCAAGTTTGGCGATACCTAAGGCGTCCATGTGCGCTCCTGGTGGGTGTGTCGGCGGTCGGCCGGCAGGCGGGGTTGGCCCGCACTACCGCTTATCCCGGGTTAACGACAGCGCGCGCAGGAACTTTAGGCGGGCAATCCATTGAATTGCCTGACCCAGCGCAAGACCGCGTCGGGGTCGAGCAGGTCCAGCCACGCGACGTGCGGCGCCAGCCCTTCCGGACGTGCCATCGTGGACGCGACCGCCGCGATATGCGGATCGCCCGGGAACATCGGCGGCTTGCCGACGTCCGGCCGGTACACCTCCAGCTTGGGCAGCGCTTCCCATTTATAGCCTTCCACCAGGGTCAGGTCGGCCGGCGCAAGGCGTGCCAGGTGCTCGGCCAGCGACGGCTCCGCGGCGCCGCGCAGCTCGCGCATGATGGCCACGCGGTACGGCGACGCGATCATGACCTCGGCCGCGCCGGCCGCGCGCATGCGGGCGCTGTCCTTGTGCGGGGGCTCCAGCATGATGTCGTGGTGGCTGTGCTTGACGACGTTGACGCGCAGCCCGGACGCCGCCAGCCGCGCGACGATGAGTTCCAGCAGCGTCGTCTTGCCGCTGCCGGACCAGCCGATCACGCCCAGCACCGGCCCGCGCCCGGCGAAATCAGTAGGCGACACGGTAGCGGATTCCCCGGAAATTCATGACGGCCGTCTTGGGCAGCAGCTTTTCCAGCACGAGGCCCGGCGCGACCTCCTCGCCTTCGTGGCGCAGCGCCTTGTCGACGATCAGCAGGCGGTCGGCGGCATTGGCCGAATACATATAGCCGCCGAACGTGACGCGCGGAATGTCGCGCTGCTGGGCGTCAGGCAGTTGCTGCAGGAACGGCAGGTTGTCTTCCGGGGCTGCTTTGGCGACGGGCGCGGGGGCCGGCGCGGCCACCGCGACCGGCGGTGCGGGCGCGCGTTCGCGCACGGGCGCCGATGTGGGCACAGGCGCGGGCACAGGTGCGGGCGCGGGCGGCGCGCTCACCACCAGCGGCTCCGGCGCAGGCGCGGCCGGCGCGGGCGCACGCTGCGTGACGGCCTGCGGTGCAGGCGCCGGCGCGGGCGCGGGCCGCCACAGCACCAGCGCCCCCGCGACGACGACGAGCGCCCCGGCGCCGAGGCCGATGAACAGCGGCCTGCGGCTCGCGGCGGCGGCGGCCGGCGCTGGCGTGACGGCCGGCGGCGCATGGATCGTCGGCGCGTTGCCGAGCTGGCGTTCGGCCTGGGCCTTCTTCAAAGCTTCGAGGATGTACGACATATCACTTCCCGGTGGCTGCCAGCAGGCGCGGTTCGTCGACGCCCGACAGCTGGTTCAGGCGCATGTAGGTGCGCGGACCGGCCAGGCCGTCCGCCTTCAGGTTCTGCCTGACCTGGAACGCGCGGAGCAGGCGCCGCGTGGGCTCGTCCAGGACCTGCCCGGCCGGCGGCGCCGCGCGCTTGCCGTCCAGTTCCGCGAGGCGGGCGCCGATCCAGTCGACGTCCGGCCCGCTGTCGCCCGCCCCCACCTGGTCGCGGAAACCGCGCGGCACCGTCCACATGGTCGTGTACTCGCCGTCGATGCGGGTCGCGAGCAGTCCCAGGCTCACCGTGTGGCGCTGGCCGTTGATCGCCAGCGTGGCCGTGTCGTCGTCCATAGCGGTCAGCACGGCATAGCCGACCCGGGCGCCGTCGTGCAGGCCGACGATGGCCGGCCGGTCGAGCAGGCGCAGTTCGTACAGGCCGCCGCGGCCCTGGTAGCAGCGCAGGCCGAGGCGCGGCGCGGCGTCGCACGCGGCCGCGGGCGGCAGTTGCCGGCCCCACAGCGCGCCCAGTTCGCGCAGCGCGTCGTCCTGCGTGGCCAGCGCCAGCGGCTTTGGCTGCATGGTCGCCTTGGCGGGCGCAGCCTGCGCCTTCATCGCGACAGCCGCCGGCGCCGGCGCGGGCGCCGCACGGTGCGGCACCGCCTGCCACGCCGCCGCGCTGATCGCCGCACCGGCCAGCACGCCGCCGGCCACCAACGGCCAGCGCAGCGGCTTGCGCGGCCCGCCGGCCGTCGCATCGTCGCCCGCGAACACTTCGCGCGCGGCACGGCGCAGGATCGCCGGCGTGACGTCGCGGCTGTTCTCGACATAGGCGCCGAGCAGCGCACGGTCGCACAACAGGTTGATGCGGCGCGGGACGCCGTCCGTCAGGCGGTGGATCTGCGGCGCCAGCGCGGCGGGAATCGGCCCCGAGTCCTGCACGCCCGCGACGGCCAGGCGGTGCGCGACATACGCGCCCGTCTCCGCGGCGGACAGGGGGCCCAGGTGGTAGCGGGCGATGACGCGCTGGGCCAGTTGCTCCAGCTCCGGCCGCGCGAGCATCGTGCGCAGTTCCGGCTGGCCGATCAGGATGATCTGCAGGAGCTTGCGCTCGCTCGTCTCGAGGTTCGTCAGGAGGCGCAACTGCTCCAGCACCTGGGCCGACAGGTTCTGCGCCTCGTCGATCACGAGCACGTTGTTGTGGCCTTGCGCGTGGCTGTCGAGCAAATAGGCGTTGATCGCATCCACATAGGCTTTCACCCCGGCCGCGGACGACACGGCGATGCGGAATTCGTCGCAGATCGTCTGCAGCAGCTCCTCGACCGTCAGCTTCGGGTTGAAGATATAGGCCAGGCGGCAGTCGTCCGGCACCTGCTCGATGAAGCAGCGGCACACGGTCGTCTTGCCGGCGCCGATCTCGCCCGTGAGCAGCACGAACCCGCCCCCGCTCTTGACCCCGTACAGCAGGTGGGCGAGCGCCTCGCGATGGCGTTCGCTCATGAACAGGTAACGCGGATCGGGCGCGATCGAGAACGGCGCCTGCTTTAAATGGAAATAGTTTGTGTACATGCCAATACCAAAAGCTTACCGGCGCGGCGGCAGCGGTTTGAACTTCGCGCAGTATATTTTGCTTTTGGCATTGTAGTAAGCGATCGTGCTGCCGGGGACGGATACGCGCAAAGGGTAAGGCGACGCATCGGCGGCCTGGTGGCGCACGCCGGCCGCCTTGCGGATGGCCTGTTCCAGTTCGTCCGGCGCCACTTCGGCGACGGCGCCCACGAATACCCATTCGCTCGTGTCGTCGCTGACCATCACCTCGGTGACGGGCGCGCCCCACAAGCTCGTCTCGCCGGTGCGGAACCAGTATGCGCCGCCCTCGTGCTTGTAGGCCGGGCCGAAATGGGTCTTCAGCCAGCCATAGAAATACTTGTTGTCGAGATGGTCGTGGCACAGCAGCGCCGCGCCGATGACGGGGCCGAACGTGGACGGCTGCTTGTCCTGCGTCTGCGCACGCGCCGGGGTCGCGAGCGCCAGCGCGAGGGCCAGCAGCCCTACAATTTTCCCAACCATGCGCGGTTGGCGGCGATCTTCGCCTTCACCGAGGCCGGCAGCGCCTCGTAACAGCCCGGATGCTGCTTGAGCGCGTGCTCGCGCACTTCCTTTTCCATGCCGTTGACGATGAATATATAGACGGAGGCACCTTCCGCATTCTTGCGGGTGCCCATGTAGCGAATCACGATGATCTCCTTGACGTGGCGCCCATTATGACATTCGCCCTCCGTTCCGGCCACGGCCGGGCGCAGCCGTGCGTCAGGATGGGGTGCTGGTAATGGCCCGGTAAGCCCCGTCGTTGCGCTCCAGCCACATCTGCAGCAGCTCGCGGTTGTCATGCTGCCAAGGGTGAAAGCGCGGCGACAGGTAGTGCAGCGCCGGCCGGACCAGCGCCCACGCCAAGCCGCGCCGGCCGAACCAGCTGCGCGCGGCGCTGGCCCACGTGCGCAGGGCGAACAGCTGGCCGTCGCGGTGCAGGTTGTGGGCCGTCTGCTGGAACGTGTCGAGCCAGAACACGACGCTCACGTGCAAGTACCACAGCACGCGTTTCGCATAGCCGCCGCCGGCCGCGCGATAGACGTCGTAGGCGACCGCCTTGTGCTCCGTCTCTTCCGCCGCATGCCACGACCACAGCACGCGCAGCTGCGGTTCCGCGTCTTCCAGCCACGCCGGGTTGCGCAGCACATAGTCGGCCAGCATCGCCGTGTAGTGCTCCAGCGCGCACGTGATGGCCAGGCGGTCCGCGACGGCCAGCCGCGCCGCGAACCCGACCCGGCGCCGCGTGCGCGGTTCGAGCGTGTACGGATACCCCTGCCGCGCCAGTTCGGCGTTGTATTGCTCGTGCACGAAGCGGTGGCTCGCTTCCTGGCCGATGAAGCCCTTCACTTCGGCGCGCAAGGCGGGATCCCGGATGGTCTCCGGCGGCACGGCGCGTACGCTGTCGATGAACATCTGCTCGCCCAGCGGGAAACTCATCGACAGGGCATTCATGAACGCGGTGCGCCAGGCATCGCCGCCCAGCCACAAGCGGCTAAAACCGCGCGACAGGTCGACGTTCAGCTTGCGGACAGTGAGCATGGGAGCCTCCAAAATAGACATTGGATCATGTCACACTATCACGAACCGGGTGCGCGCAATCGAGGATGTCTTCGAAAATAACTGGCATCCGTTCCACCCCCTGTTTTTCGCAGCCTGTTCCCCGTTTTCGCGCATTCGTCGAATGGCGGCTGCGCCGGTGCCTTGCCTGCCGTATCGTGCAGTCTCCCGGCGCTGCCGCAGACAACAACGACGACACCATGAAAACCGCCCTCAAGCTCACCGTCCTGGCCGCCGCGCTCGCGGCCGGCGCCCTCGTCATGACGCCCGCCTCGTTCGCCCAGCCGCAGGAAGCGGGCAATGCCGTCGCCACGGAACAGCGTGCCGTATCGGCGTTCAGCGCGATCGAGCTGGCGGGCCCGTACCACGTCGTGATCGATGCCCAGGCGAAGCCGTCGCTGGAACTGAGCGGCGAGCGCAAGCAGCTGGCCGAGATCGAGACCGTCGTGCGCGGTGACACGCTCGTCGTGCGGCCCGTGCAGCGCAACGGCTTCTTCTTCAACTTCGGCAAGCGCCGCGAGACGGTCACCGTCCGCATCGGCGCGGCCGCGCTGAAACGCCTGACGGTGGCGGGCAGCGGCGACGTCGAAATCGACCGCATCGGCGCCGACCGCTTCACCCTGGCCGGCAACGGCCCGGGCGACGTCCACGCGAGCGGCGCCGTGCGCCAGCTGACCGTGACCTCAAGCGGCAGCGGCGACCTGGAACTGCAGCACCTGAAAGCCACCGACGTCGACCTGACCCTGAACGGGCCGGGCGACGTGGAGCTGGCCGACGTGAGCGGCACGCTGGCCGTGCAGGCGGGCGGCTCCGGCGACCTGGAAGCGGACGGCCTGCGCGCGAGCAAGGTGACGGCACGCATGCGCGGGCCGGGCAGCGTCAAGCTGGCCGGCAGCGCGCGCGAACTGGACCTGGAGATGTCCGGCTCGGGCGACTTCGAAGGCTGCGACCTGCGCATCGACGGCGGCGCGCGCAGCGTGCAGCGCGGACCGGGCAACGCGTGCCTCACGGGCGCGATCCGCAAGTTCGACGCCGAAGTGGACGGCTCGGGCGAACTGGCCGTGCGCGGCCTGCAGGCCGGGACGGCCCAGCTGCGCATGAACGGGCCGGGCAACGTCGCGCTGGCCGGCACGGTGGGCGACCTGAACGTGGAACTGGCCGGCTCGGGCGACCTCGATGCGGCCGGTCTCAAGGCGGGCAAGGCGACCGTGCGCGCCCGCGGCCCCGGCGGCGTCACCCTGGCGAACGTCGGCGACACGCTGGACGCGGCCCTGTCCGGCTCCGGCGGCCTGAAGGCCAGCATGTCCGGCAAGCGCCTGCTGCTGCGCATGAACGGGCCGGGCGATGCCCGCATCGACGGGAACGTCGCGCAGGTCGATGCGCAGATCGCGGGCTCGGGCAGCCTCGATGGCCACGGCCTGACGGCAGGTCACGCGGACATCGTCGTGCACGGACCGGGCACCGCATCGGTCAACGTCGTCGACAGGAACGACCGCGCGGACACGAAGACTGTCGCGCGCGGCCAGCTGCTGCTCGTCGACCGCAGCGGTTCGCACACGACCCGGTAAGGAGGTCGCCATGCTGTCCACGATGTTGCCGATATTCGCCCGCCTGAAACGCCGCCTCGCGCCGGCGTCCGCGCCCGCTGTCCGCGTATTCCCGGACTGCTTCGCCGCCGACGACACCGTCGTGCCGTGGGACGACGTGAGCCGCGTGCTGGCCTATGCGAACGAGGACGGCATGCGCATCGAGGTGCGTGCCGCACATCTCGAGGAGGCCATCGTGCTGGCCGAGACGCAGCCCGGCTTCGACGCTTTCGTGCGCATGGCCGACCGCCGGTTGACCTTCCCGCTCGCGTGGTGGGAAGCGCTGCCGCGCACGCGCCGCGTGGTGCTGTTCGAAGCCGCGCTGCGCGAAGTCCATCTCGACCGTCCTCATTCTGCGCCCCGTACCGCCCACGGCTGAACGCCTGGTCCTTGTGCTAAT includes:
- a CDS encoding ExeA family protein; translation: MYTNYFHLKQAPFSIAPDPRYLFMSERHREALAHLLYGVKSGGGFVLLTGEIGAGKTTVCRCFIEQVPDDCRLAYIFNPKLTVEELLQTICDEFRIAVSSAAGVKAYVDAINAYLLDSHAQGHNNVLVIDEAQNLSAQVLEQLRLLTNLETSERKLLQIILIGQPELRTMLARPELEQLAQRVIARYHLGPLSAAETGAYVAHRLAVAGVQDSGPIPAALAPQIHRLTDGVPRRINLLCDRALLGAYVENSRDVTPAILRRAAREVFAGDDATAGGPRKPLRWPLVAGGVLAGAAISAAAWQAVPHRAAPAPAPAAVAMKAQAAPAKATMQPKPLALATQDDALRELGALWGRQLPPAAACDAAPRLGLRCYQGRGGLYELRLLDRPAIVGLHDGARVGYAVLTAMDDDTATLAINGQRHTVSLGLLATRIDGEYTTMWTVPRGFRDQVGAGDSGPDVDWIGARLAELDGKRAAPPAGQVLDEPTRRLLRAFQVRQNLKADGLAGPRTYMRLNQLSGVDEPRLLAATGK
- a CDS encoding RNA-binding S4 domain-containing protein gives rise to the protein MQSTTFELTSEFIELNQLLKLVGVVDSGGAGKHVVASGDVSVDGKKELRKTAKIRAGQVVTLGDIRIQVR
- the bufB gene encoding MNIO family bufferin maturase; translation: MSAAVRAGLGLRAPHYRDFLDRRPAVGWVEVHTENFLALAGHDWRVLSAVRRDYPVSLHGVGLGLGSVHGFSDDHLARVAALVRALEPVLVSEHLSWGALRDRQLNDLLPLRLDHEALALVAARIQRVQDVLGRRILVENVSTYVRFAGDAMSEADFLAELARRTGCGVLLDVNNLYVNERNHGEDPHAAIAALPPSCVGEIHLGGHLVTDDGLIDHHGARVAPPVWDLYRAALARFGAVPTLVEWDTDLPPLDVLLDEAAQADAIAATAGQGVVADIAAAPIDPAPAADLDVLQQTFGAALFDSAHDAALAPLLKGDPRRVGIYRGNLHAHWTRALASAYPVLRQLVGGEFFDALARVYGREHPAVDPDLNRFGAVLPDFLAGFTPAADHPYLPDVARLEWCVHEAWFASSVDAPLATLAGLAPDAFEAARAVLHPSLRLHASPWATVALWRAHQADGPDFPDDLQAQTHALVLRPRFDVEVEVIGEAEFAALACLVRGDTFGAALDAAFDVDGDVDVAAHLRRWIEGGIVVGYEEAKAAP
- a CDS encoding metal-dependent hydrolase; translated protein: MLTVRKLNVDLSRGFSRLWLGGDAWRTAFMNALSMSFPLGEQMFIDSVRAVPPETIRDPALRAEVKGFIGQEASHRFVHEQYNAELARQGYPYTLEPRTRRRVGFAARLAVADRLAITCALEHYTAMLADYVLRNPAWLEDAEPQLRVLWSWHAAEETEHKAVAYDVYRAAGGGYAKRVLWYLHVSVVFWLDTFQQTAHNLHRDGQLFALRTWASAARSWFGRRGLAWALVRPALHYLSPRFHPWQHDNRELLQMWLERNDGAYRAITSTPS
- a CDS encoding DUF2807 domain-containing protein, whose amino-acid sequence is MKTALKLTVLAAALAAGALVMTPASFAQPQEAGNAVATEQRAVSAFSAIELAGPYHVVIDAQAKPSLELSGERKQLAEIETVVRGDTLVVRPVQRNGFFFNFGKRRETVTVRIGAAALKRLTVAGSGDVEIDRIGADRFTLAGNGPGDVHASGAVRQLTVTSSGSGDLELQHLKATDVDLTLNGPGDVELADVSGTLAVQAGGSGDLEADGLRASKVTARMRGPGSVKLAGSARELDLEMSGSGDFEGCDLRIDGGARSVQRGPGNACLTGAIRKFDAEVDGSGELAVRGLQAGTAQLRMNGPGNVALAGTVGDLNVELAGSGDLDAAGLKAGKATVRARGPGGVTLANVGDTLDAALSGSGGLKASMSGKRLLLRMNGPGDARIDGNVAQVDAQIAGSGSLDGHGLTAGHADIVVHGPGTASVNVVDRNDRADTKTVARGQLLLVDRSGSHTTR
- the fumC gene encoding class II fumarate hydratase, whose protein sequence is MENRIEKDSFGPIDVPNDQLWGAQTQRSLHHFHISSEKMAPELVAALAQVKRAAAAVNRSLGKLPQDKADAIIRAADEVLEGRHPSEFPLSVWQTGSGTQSNMNMNEVLANRASELLGGERGEARLLHPNDHVNMGQSSNDMFPTAMHVAAALAVARDVLPALAKLRGTLEVKSRDFVDIVKIGRTHLQDATPLTLGQEFSGYVAQLEFAEHAIKNTLPGLLLLAAGGTAVGTGLNAHPEFANRIAAEISSRTGLQFKSAPNKFMALAGHDAMVLAHGAFKTLATALMKIANDVRWMASGPRSGLGEITIPENEPGSSIMPGKVNPTQCEALTMLCCQVFGNDVAITVGGAQGNFELNVFKPMIAHNFLQSARLLADGMRSFDEHCAQGIEPNRKRIGELMEQSLMLVTALAPHIGYDRAAQIAKTAQHDGLTLRQAALQSGFVDETQFDQWIVPIEMTRPSPA
- a CDS encoding general secretion pathway protein GspB, translated to MSYILEALKKAQAERQLGNAPTIHAPPAVTPAPAAAAASRRPLFIGLGAGALVVVAGALVLWRPAPAPAPAPQAVTQRAPAPAAPAPEPLVVSAPPAPAPVPAPVPTSAPVRERAPAPPVAVAAPAPAPVAKAAPEDNLPFLQQLPDAQQRDIPRVTFGGYMYSANAADRLLIVDKALRHEGEEVAPGLVLEKLLPKTAVMNFRGIRYRVAY
- a CDS encoding YjfB family protein; protein product: MDALGIAKLATSIADTGTRQDVAVAVLKKTQDIQAAAATQLLEAVQSAAPAPNLPPHLGNHINTTA
- a CDS encoding DUF883 domain-containing protein, producing the protein METPEPSSMTQQRLIGDLRLVIENAEELLKNTDHYTGVVYQNARAKLAVALNAANEELARFEEDQLNRMMEATRAANELHHDKTGEARILRAFYH
- the mobB gene encoding molybdopterin-guanine dinucleotide biosynthesis protein B codes for the protein MSPTDFAGRGPVLGVIGWSGSGKTTLLELIVARLAASGLRVNVVKHSHHDIMLEPPHKDSARMRAAGAAEVMIASPYRVAIMRELRGAAEPSLAEHLARLAPADLTLVEGYKWEALPKLEVYRPDVGKPPMFPGDPHIAAVASTMARPEGLAPHVAWLDLLDPDAVLRWVRQFNGLPA
- a CDS encoding BufA1 family periplasmic bufferin-type metallophore, which encodes MNKRQALIAAALASVCATQATAGGQMDAQSGNDEKCYGVAKAGQNDCGTATHGCAGMATADKDPAEWKFVPKGTCEKAGGKLNPPKQGK